From Halodesulfovibrio aestuarii DSM 17919 = ATCC 29578, the proteins below share one genomic window:
- a CDS encoding CoB--CoM heterodisulfide reductase iron-sulfur subunit A family protein, giving the protein MSNSILVVGGGFSGLTAALEAAELGYEVYIVEKSPFLGGRVAQLNKYFPKLCPPSCGLEIQFQRIKKNPNVKFLTMATVDSVEGESGNFTVKVSIAPRCTAPSSADLGELASSLESEVADEFNLGLATRKPLYMDTPFAFPNRYVLEPKKLSSADAIKVGASESCDLNEAPKEIELSVGSIILATGWKPYDVTNLTNLGAGQITNCISNMQMERLASPNGPTDGAIARPSDGKAPEKIAFVQCAGSRDQNHLGFCSYICCMASLKQALYVREQYPDADVTIYYIDMRTPGRYDKFMRKAVADEKLHLVKGKVAGVEEDVATGDVIVEVEDAVKGHKAKIRHDMVVLATGMQPSLAGAANPFGVTLDDEGFVVDGEAKGIFSAGCAQKPLDVMRTAQSGTSAALKAIQTVRGR; this is encoded by the coding sequence ATGTCGAACTCCATACTCGTCGTCGGAGGCGGATTCAGCGGCCTTACTGCCGCCCTTGAAGCTGCTGAGCTCGGCTACGAAGTGTACATCGTTGAGAAATCACCGTTTCTCGGCGGCAGAGTGGCACAGCTGAATAAATATTTTCCAAAGCTCTGCCCTCCATCCTGTGGATTGGAGATTCAGTTCCAGCGTATTAAAAAGAATCCAAATGTTAAGTTTTTAACAATGGCAACTGTGGATTCTGTTGAAGGTGAATCTGGAAACTTTACTGTTAAAGTTTCTATCGCACCTCGCTGTACTGCTCCAAGCAGTGCTGACCTTGGTGAACTTGCTTCTTCACTTGAAAGTGAAGTTGCGGATGAGTTCAACCTTGGACTCGCAACCCGAAAACCACTTTACATGGACACGCCTTTTGCGTTCCCGAACCGTTATGTTCTGGAACCAAAAAAATTGAGCAGTGCTGACGCTATTAAAGTCGGTGCTTCTGAATCGTGTGACCTTAATGAAGCTCCTAAAGAGATTGAACTCTCTGTTGGCAGCATCATTCTTGCTACCGGTTGGAAACCATATGATGTTACCAACCTGACCAACCTTGGTGCAGGCCAGATTACCAACTGTATTTCAAATATGCAGATGGAACGCCTTGCTTCTCCTAACGGTCCAACTGATGGCGCTATTGCTCGTCCTTCTGACGGAAAAGCACCAGAAAAGATCGCTTTTGTACAGTGTGCAGGTTCTCGTGATCAGAACCACTTAGGTTTCTGTTCTTACATCTGCTGCATGGCTTCTCTTAAACAGGCTCTGTATGTTCGTGAACAGTACCCAGATGCTGACGTTACTATTTACTACATTGATATGCGTACTCCTGGTCGTTATGACAAGTTTATGCGCAAAGCTGTTGCCGATGAGAAATTACATCTCGTTAAAGGTAAAGTAGCTGGTGTAGAAGAAGACGTTGCAACTGGTGATGTCATTGTTGAAGTTGAAGATGCTGTTAAAGGCCACAAAGCTAAAATTCGTCACGACATGGTAGTTCTCGCTACTGGTATGCAGCCAAGCCTTGCTGGCGCAGCTAACCCGTTCGGGGTTACCCTTGATGATGAAGGCTTTGTTGTTGATGGCGAAGCAAAAGGCATCTTTTCTGCTGGTTGTGCTCAAAAGCCTCTGGATGTTATGCGCACAGCTCAGTCTGGTACTAGTGCTGCGCTTAAAGCAATCCAGACGGTTCGTGGGAGGTAG
- the aprA gene encoding adenylyl-sulfate reductase subunit alpha, with product MPMIPVKEQPRGVAIAEPAIVEHDVDILMVGGGMGNTGAAFEAVRWAEKYAPELKILLVDKAALERSGAVAQGLSAINTYLGDNTADDYVRMVRTDLMGLVREDLIFDLGRHVDDSVHLFEEWGLPCWIKDENNKNLDGAAAKAAGKSLRNGDAPVRSGRWQMMINGEAYKCIVAEAAKNALGEDRIQERIFIVKLLLDANEENRIAGAVGFNLRDNEVHVYRTNAMVVACGGAVNVYKPRSTGEGMGRAWYPVWNAGSTYTMCAQVGAEMTMMENRFVPARFKDGYGPVGAWFLLFKAKATNFRGEDYCETNRAMLKPYEDRGYAKGHVIPTCLRNHMMLREMREGRGPIYMDTKTALQTTFESLSPAEQKHLESEAWEDFLDMCVGQANLWAAMNIQPEETGSEIMPTEPYLLGSHSGCCGIWASGPDEEWVPEDYKVRAANGKVYNRMTSVMGLWTCADGVGASGHKFSSGSHAEGRICGKQMVRWCIDHKDYKPAVAENSKDLADLIYRPYRNYEAGKAVSTDPVVNPEYISPKNFMMRLVKATDEYGGGCSTYYTTSEAALATGFHLLDMLEEDSLKLAARDLHELLRCWENYHRLWTVRLHMQHIAFRTETRYPGFYYRADFMGLDDAKWKCFCNSKYDPKTGETTIFKKPYYQIIPTA from the coding sequence ATGCCGATGATTCCCGTTAAGGAACAACCACGAGGCGTTGCGATTGCTGAACCTGCAATCGTAGAACATGATGTTGATATCCTCATGGTTGGCGGTGGTATGGGTAACACTGGTGCAGCATTTGAAGCCGTACGTTGGGCTGAAAAATACGCACCTGAGCTGAAAATTCTGCTCGTTGATAAAGCTGCTCTCGAACGTTCCGGTGCTGTTGCACAGGGTCTTTCTGCAATTAACACCTACCTTGGTGATAACACTGCAGACGACTACGTTCGTATGGTTCGTACTGACCTCATGGGTCTCGTACGTGAAGACCTTATCTTCGACCTTGGTCGTCACGTTGATGACTCCGTTCACCTCTTTGAAGAGTGGGGCCTTCCTTGCTGGATCAAAGACGAGAACAACAAGAACCTCGACGGCGCTGCTGCTAAAGCTGCTGGCAAGTCTCTCCGTAACGGTGATGCTCCAGTTCGCTCCGGTCGCTGGCAGATGATGATCAACGGTGAAGCATACAAATGCATCGTTGCTGAAGCTGCTAAAAACGCACTCGGTGAAGACCGTATCCAGGAACGTATTTTCATCGTTAAGCTTCTTCTCGACGCTAACGAAGAAAACCGCATCGCTGGTGCAGTAGGCTTTAACCTTCGTGATAACGAAGTACACGTTTACCGTACCAATGCTATGGTTGTAGCATGTGGTGGTGCTGTTAACGTTTACAAGCCTCGCTCAACTGGTGAAGGCATGGGTCGTGCATGGTACCCAGTATGGAACGCAGGTTCCACTTACACCATGTGTGCTCAGGTTGGCGCAGAAATGACCATGATGGAAAACCGCTTCGTACCAGCTCGTTTTAAAGATGGTTACGGTCCGGTTGGCGCATGGTTCCTTCTCTTCAAAGCTAAAGCAACTAACTTCCGCGGCGAAGACTACTGTGAAACTAACCGCGCAATGCTTAAGCCTTACGAAGATCGCGGCTACGCTAAAGGTCATGTTATCCCAACATGTCTGCGTAACCACATGATGCTCCGTGAAATGCGTGAAGGTCGTGGTCCTATTTACATGGATACCAAGACTGCACTGCAGACCACTTTCGAATCTCTTTCTCCTGCTGAACAGAAACACCTTGAGTCTGAAGCATGGGAAGATTTCCTCGATATGTGTGTTGGCCAGGCTAACCTCTGGGCTGCAATGAACATTCAGCCTGAAGAAACTGGTTCTGAAATCATGCCAACCGAGCCGTACCTTCTTGGTTCTCACTCCGGTTGTTGTGGTATCTGGGCTTCCGGTCCAGACGAAGAATGGGTTCCTGAAGACTACAAAGTACGCGCAGCTAACGGCAAAGTATACAACCGTATGACTTCCGTTATGGGCCTCTGGACTTGTGCTGACGGTGTTGGTGCATCTGGTCACAAGTTCTCCTCTGGTTCACATGCTGAAGGCCGTATCTGTGGTAAACAGATGGTACGCTGGTGCATCGACCACAAAGACTACAAACCTGCAGTTGCTGAAAACTCCAAAGATCTTGCGGACCTCATTTACCGTCCGTACAGAAACTACGAAGCTGGCAAAGCAGTTTCCACTGACCCAGTAGTTAACCCAGAGTACATCTCTCCTAAGAACTTCATGATGCGCCTGGTTAAAGCTACTGACGAATATGGTGGCGGTTGTAGCACATACTACACCACTTCTGAAGCAGCTCTCGCAACTGGTTTCCACTTGCTTGACATGCTCGAAGAAGATTCCCTCAAACTGGCTGCTCGTGACCTTCACGAACTCCTCCGTTGTTGGGAAAACTACCATCGTCTCTGGACTGTACGTCTTCACATGCAGCACATCGCATTCCGTACTGAAACCCGTTACCCTGGTTTCTACTACCGTGCTGACTTCATGGGTCTTGACGACGCAAAATGGAAGTGCTTCTGTAACTCCAAATACGATCCGAAGACTGGTGAAACCACCATCTTCAAGAAGCCTTACTACCAGATCATCCCTACTGCATAA
- a CDS encoding sensor domain-containing diguanylate cyclase, whose translation MPSTQNPYIFILALLLYTCAVLFLAFFFISHKKPTWVYGLLGKGIVTPKETDSFTPQFRSSLYSSGAIIAIRFNLDTGIIKAINKTGRDLLGIKETANSGHNKFLHKQFLSDESREGLSKELNLHKRVKNYPATCSVNDSLIKTLITAEKYENGDVEAMIIDITKHFNIYQQIEDQNIFLQNILNALPVPVFVRNTNEQSPFTNKAFNDTFGDADNDPFEIYDFHAATDFIKQTLKEPEDTRPRQANTSIFQTEFSTTINDEFRHFEVQRRSLKKRNGQIFGLVGVATDITHRKQIEQDLRDTTRRYKNLFWNAAEGIATIQSDGRLTAVNPALATMFGYNSPKQLLELVPNTEVIWRNPEQRLEYLQMIHEKKTVIGYDFEFVRKNGTTGWMTISSNGKFDAHGNLKSIESIVSDITQKKQSEIELKRCATIDSTTEISNRNALEGYLNSLLGTKTNSAFAVVFIDLNNFKPINDNHGHHTGDKVLKIIAQRLVANCRKVDFTARLGGDEFIVILNGVDSKNILSKITKGLLDAIEKPIILAGTTHTISASAGISQYPEDGNTITDLLKAADASMYEMKRLSKASKINEQLQLLANS comes from the coding sequence ATGCCATCTACCCAGAATCCCTATATTTTTATTCTAGCGCTGCTACTGTATACATGTGCAGTACTTTTTCTTGCGTTCTTTTTTATAAGTCACAAGAAGCCAACATGGGTATATGGATTATTAGGCAAAGGAATTGTCACACCAAAAGAAACAGATAGTTTTACACCGCAATTTCGTTCCAGTCTTTATAGTTCTGGTGCAATCATTGCAATTCGTTTCAACTTAGATACCGGTATAATAAAAGCTATCAATAAAACTGGTAGAGACCTGCTGGGCATAAAAGAAACTGCCAATTCAGGACATAACAAGTTCCTGCATAAGCAGTTTCTTTCAGATGAATCCAGAGAAGGTTTATCAAAAGAACTTAATCTCCATAAAAGAGTCAAAAACTACCCTGCAACATGCAGTGTTAACGACTCTCTTATTAAGACTCTTATTACTGCAGAAAAATATGAAAACGGCGATGTTGAAGCGATGATTATTGACATCACAAAACATTTTAACATCTACCAGCAAATCGAAGATCAAAACATCTTCCTGCAAAACATACTTAACGCACTTCCTGTTCCGGTTTTTGTGCGCAACACAAACGAACAATCCCCTTTTACAAACAAAGCCTTTAACGACACGTTTGGTGATGCAGACAATGATCCTTTCGAAATATATGATTTTCATGCTGCCACTGACTTTATTAAGCAGACGTTAAAGGAGCCTGAAGACACACGGCCCCGGCAGGCAAACACATCGATCTTTCAAACTGAATTTTCAACTACGATAAATGATGAATTTCGTCATTTTGAAGTTCAGAGACGTTCGCTTAAAAAAAGAAATGGCCAAATATTTGGGCTAGTCGGTGTAGCTACCGACATCACTCATCGCAAACAAATTGAGCAAGATTTACGAGATACAACAAGACGATATAAAAATCTGTTCTGGAATGCCGCTGAAGGCATTGCTACAATACAATCTGATGGTAGACTAACAGCAGTTAACCCTGCGCTGGCTACAATGTTTGGATACAACTCACCGAAACAGCTGCTAGAACTGGTACCGAACACTGAAGTAATATGGAGAAATCCAGAACAACGTCTTGAATATTTACAAATGATACATGAGAAAAAAACAGTTATCGGCTACGATTTTGAATTTGTTCGAAAAAATGGGACAACAGGATGGATGACTATCAGCTCCAATGGTAAATTTGACGCTCACGGAAATCTCAAATCCATTGAAAGCATTGTTTCTGACATTACTCAAAAAAAGCAATCAGAAATTGAATTGAAGCGCTGTGCGACAATTGATAGCACAACAGAAATTTCCAACCGAAATGCCTTAGAGGGATATCTGAACAGCTTACTTGGTACCAAAACCAATTCAGCATTTGCGGTTGTTTTCATTGATTTGAATAACTTCAAACCAATAAACGATAATCACGGGCACCATACTGGCGATAAGGTTCTCAAAATTATTGCCCAACGGCTTGTAGCCAATTGCCGCAAAGTTGATTTCACAGCCCGGCTTGGTGGTGATGAATTCATTGTTATTCTTAATGGCGTGGACAGTAAAAATATACTTTCTAAGATCACTAAGGGACTTTTGGATGCCATTGAGAAGCCCATTATTCTTGCTGGAACCACTCATACTATTTCCGCCAGTGCGGGCATCAGCCAGTACCCAGAAGATGGCAATACCATCACAGACCTACTGAAAGCTGCTGATGCCTCTATGTACGAGATGAAGCGCTTAAGCAAAGCCAGTAAAATCAACGAACAGCTACAGTTACTTGCAAACAGCTAA
- the qmoC gene encoding quinone-interacting membrane-bound oxidoreductase complex subunit QmoC: MAQRIEPDLQFVKELQAVGGDSLKKCYQCATCSVACPISPASNPYPRKEMVWASWGLKDKLLNNPDIWLCHNCGTCSDMCPRGAKPGDLLSALRNMAYQRINPMPVIGKWLSSPKYLINLIAIPAILWAVIWFIRAGQIGSFFPEGEIVYGKLFPGDFTIDPIFMITFFGMVGIFFKGAKNILATFKPEGEVLVLGKQKSMVRCFIDVLIEEVATHKKFKDCGDDKSDRKTGHLLVFYAFLALMVVTGLIAVSHWGGKLIPMIGILHTPLHLLNPVKLVANLGAIALIVGMAILTNTRRGKDPEKTKSNYYDWYLLNVIWAVALTGVLSELFRLAAIPQIAYSVYYVHLVAVWMLFAYLPWSKLGHVVYRTIALTYVRHMGRQ; the protein is encoded by the coding sequence ATGGCTCAAAGAATCGAACCTGATCTTCAGTTTGTAAAAGAGTTGCAAGCTGTTGGTGGGGACTCGCTGAAAAAGTGCTACCAGTGCGCCACATGCAGCGTAGCCTGCCCCATCTCTCCAGCAAGCAATCCTTACCCTCGTAAGGAGATGGTTTGGGCTTCATGGGGGCTTAAAGACAAGCTTCTGAATAACCCGGACATCTGGCTTTGTCACAACTGTGGTACTTGTTCCGACATGTGCCCACGTGGTGCAAAACCGGGCGATCTTCTTTCTGCTCTGCGTAATATGGCATACCAGCGCATCAATCCGATGCCTGTAATCGGTAAATGGCTTTCCAGCCCTAAGTACCTGATTAACCTTATTGCTATTCCTGCAATCCTTTGGGCCGTTATCTGGTTCATTCGTGCAGGGCAGATCGGTTCCTTCTTCCCAGAAGGCGAGATTGTTTATGGCAAGCTTTTCCCTGGTGATTTCACCATTGACCCTATTTTCATGATCACCTTCTTCGGAATGGTGGGCATATTCTTCAAGGGTGCCAAGAATATCTTGGCAACATTTAAGCCGGAAGGCGAAGTTCTCGTACTTGGTAAACAAAAATCCATGGTTCGTTGCTTCATTGATGTCCTTATTGAAGAAGTTGCAACACACAAGAAGTTCAAAGATTGTGGCGATGACAAGTCCGACCGTAAAACTGGTCACTTGCTTGTATTCTACGCATTCCTTGCACTGATGGTAGTAACCGGACTGATTGCTGTATCCCACTGGGGTGGCAAACTTATCCCGATGATTGGTATCCTGCATACACCGCTTCATTTGCTTAACCCTGTTAAGCTTGTGGCTAACCTCGGTGCTATTGCTTTGATCGTTGGTATGGCTATTCTTACCAACACTCGTCGTGGTAAAGATCCGGAAAAAACCAAGTCTAATTACTATGACTGGTATTTGTTGAATGTCATCTGGGCAGTCGCTCTGACAGGCGTATTATCCGAGCTCTTCCGCTTGGCCGCTATCCCCCAGATTGCGTACTCCGTGTACTACGTCCACTTGGTAGCTGTATGGATGCTCTTCGCGTACTTGCCTTGGTCTAAGCTTGGCCACGTTGTGTACCGTACCATCGCGCTCACCTATGTACGTCACATGGGACGCCAATAA
- a CDS encoding hydrogenase iron-sulfur subunit, which produces MAEKIGVYFDQSALGIIDAEELSTGVSNKFGDACPVVKVFPVLAVASAREEIKKDIVEHGLDGIAICGSSPRVDWDIYEFENVIVERINLREQCAMSYKNPDGTIPAAGSTAPELLMAMAKDYVTMGIIKLQKTAVPKPPEFESVKTILVLGGGWAGLTAAKQAADYGYNVILVEKDAQLGGKALNMLKTVPLEFPYEEAHETGLEAKIEEVTSNGNVKVILNATVEKLAGTPGQYTAQVAGQEYSVGAVVLAAGWKPMDNELLAPFGYGSMPNVVTSAEYEKLAKEGKLDAKRVAFIVNTESVTGGDIYAAPEEVENTESEEKTEGYVHDDLESVRHLAYSSYVNSMIALKHANYLCDAHEDARAYVLYDSMVVPGIHERYYKAAQDRLGIMMSKADIKGITEEDGSLVVSAGNTLMGEDVEIPVDMVVLPTGIVPATAKDPVMNFEYRQGPAFPDLDLFDGFADSNYICFPYETRRTGVYAAGCVRQPMMMDAVEEDAIGATMKAIQCVESANRGVAVHPRSGDLSYPVFNFVRCTQCKRCTEECPFGALDDDEKGTPLPNFSRCRRCGTCMGACPERVISFDNYNIDQIGSMIREINVPDDMEEGGPRVLILACENDAYPALDMAAIRGKSWSPYVRIIPVRCLGSVNAIWVADAMSKGIDGVMLLGCKYGDDYQCHFVKGSEICNRRKDNIAETLERLGVEPDRVEQYEVAIDEYDKVPGMIDSFMDMVFEKGPNPFKGY; this is translated from the coding sequence ATGGCCGAAAAAATTGGCGTATATTTTGACCAGTCTGCACTTGGCATCATTGATGCTGAAGAGCTTAGCACTGGCGTATCTAACAAGTTTGGCGATGCCTGCCCTGTCGTAAAAGTTTTTCCTGTGCTTGCTGTAGCCAGTGCACGTGAAGAAATTAAAAAAGACATTGTTGAGCATGGGTTGGACGGGATCGCGATCTGTGGTTCTTCCCCTCGCGTCGACTGGGATATCTACGAGTTTGAGAACGTTATTGTAGAGCGTATTAACCTGCGCGAACAATGTGCAATGTCGTACAAAAACCCGGACGGAACCATCCCTGCTGCTGGCAGTACTGCTCCTGAACTGCTTATGGCCATGGCTAAAGACTACGTGACCATGGGTATTATCAAGCTTCAGAAAACTGCAGTCCCGAAGCCTCCTGAGTTTGAATCCGTTAAAACGATTCTTGTTCTCGGTGGTGGTTGGGCAGGTCTTACCGCAGCGAAACAGGCTGCTGATTACGGCTACAATGTAATTCTTGTGGAAAAAGATGCACAGCTCGGTGGTAAAGCACTGAACATGCTCAAAACAGTTCCTCTTGAATTCCCGTATGAAGAAGCTCACGAGACTGGTCTCGAAGCAAAAATTGAAGAAGTAACAAGCAACGGGAATGTTAAGGTAATTCTTAACGCAACTGTTGAAAAGCTCGCTGGTACCCCTGGTCAGTATACTGCACAGGTTGCAGGTCAGGAATACAGCGTAGGCGCAGTTGTTCTTGCTGCTGGTTGGAAGCCGATGGATAACGAACTGCTCGCTCCATTTGGCTACGGCAGCATGCCGAACGTTGTTACCTCTGCTGAATATGAAAAGCTTGCTAAAGAAGGCAAACTTGACGCTAAGCGTGTTGCATTTATCGTGAATACCGAGTCTGTAACAGGCGGTGATATCTACGCAGCACCAGAAGAAGTTGAAAATACTGAATCTGAAGAGAAAACTGAAGGGTACGTGCATGACGACTTAGAATCTGTACGTCACCTTGCTTACTCAAGCTACGTAAACTCCATGATTGCTCTTAAGCACGCAAACTACCTTTGCGATGCTCATGAAGATGCACGTGCATACGTTTTGTATGACTCCATGGTAGTTCCTGGTATTCATGAGCGTTACTACAAAGCTGCGCAGGATCGCCTTGGCATCATGATGTCTAAGGCTGATATCAAAGGCATTACAGAGGAAGACGGCTCTCTTGTAGTTTCTGCAGGCAACACTCTCATGGGTGAAGATGTAGAAATTCCTGTAGACATGGTTGTTCTTCCTACCGGTATCGTTCCAGCTACTGCGAAAGATCCGGTAATGAACTTTGAGTACCGTCAGGGTCCTGCATTCCCTGATCTTGATCTCTTCGACGGTTTTGCAGATTCTAACTACATCTGCTTCCCATATGAAACTCGTCGTACCGGCGTTTATGCTGCAGGTTGTGTTCGTCAGCCAATGATGATGGATGCTGTAGAAGAAGACGCAATCGGTGCCACCATGAAAGCTATTCAGTGTGTTGAATCAGCTAACCGTGGTGTTGCTGTTCATCCTCGTTCCGGTGACCTTAGCTACCCTGTATTCAACTTTGTTCGTTGTACACAGTGTAAGCGTTGCACCGAAGAGTGTCCGTTTGGCGCTCTTGACGATGATGAAAAAGGTACTCCGCTTCCTAACTTCAGCCGCTGTCGCCGCTGTGGTACCTGTATGGGTGCTTGTCCGGAACGTGTTATCTCCTTCGATAACTACAACATTGACCAGATCGGTTCTATGATCCGTGAAATCAATGTACCGGATGACATGGAAGAGGGCGGCCCACGCGTTCTGATTCTTGCATGTGAAAACGACGCATACCCAGCACTCGACATGGCTGCAATTCGTGGCAAGTCATGGAGCCCGTATGTACGTATTATTCCTGTACGTTGTCTTGGCTCTGTAAATGCCATCTGGGTTGCTGATGCAATGTCCAAAGGTATTGACGGCGTTATGCTGCTCGGTTGTAAATACGGTGATGATTACCAGTGCCACTTTGTAAAAGGCTCTGAGATTTGTAACCGCCGTAAAGACAACATTGCTGAAACTCTGGAACGCCTTGGTGTAGAACCTGACCGCGTAGAACAGTATGAAGTTGCAATTGACGAGTACGACAAGGTACCTGGCATGATTGACAGCTTTATGGACATGGTCTTCGAGAAAGGTCCTAACCCATTCAAGGGCTACTAG
- a CDS encoding siroheme decarboxylase subunit alpha, which yields MDKQLESALSSTDRKVLTIIQSGFPIAPRPYEVIGEQVDLTEAEVLATVRSLKERKIIRRFGANFNSKGLGWHSTLCAAKVPSDQLESFIAEVNAHTGVTHNYLRDHKFNIWFTFIGPSWDAVVSTLSEITEKTGIEILNLPATALYKIKVDFNLTDKD from the coding sequence ATGGATAAACAACTGGAATCTGCACTGAGCAGCACTGATCGTAAAGTTCTGACCATTATTCAATCCGGTTTTCCGATTGCCCCACGCCCGTATGAAGTTATCGGCGAGCAGGTAGATCTTACTGAAGCTGAAGTACTGGCGACCGTGCGTTCTTTAAAAGAACGTAAAATAATCAGACGCTTTGGTGCAAACTTTAACTCCAAAGGACTTGGCTGGCACTCTACCTTATGTGCAGCAAAAGTTCCTTCCGATCAACTTGAGTCATTTATTGCTGAAGTTAACGCACATACAGGGGTTACCCACAACTACCTGCGTGACCACAAGTTCAACATCTGGTTTACTTTTATCGGACCTAGCTGGGATGCTGTTGTGAGCACCCTGTCAGAGATTACTGAAAAAACCGGCATCGAAATCTTAAATCTGCCAGCAACAGCACTCTACAAAATTAAGGTTGATTTCAATTTGACTGATAAAGATTAG